The following coding sequences lie in one Carassius gibelio isolate Cgi1373 ecotype wild population from Czech Republic chromosome A17, carGib1.2-hapl.c, whole genome shotgun sequence genomic window:
- the LOC127933241 gene encoding putative E3 ubiquitin-protein ligase UBR7 isoform X2 — protein MDQCAVDELYEAFAVLAGSDPDHCSYPKGYMKRQAVFACNTCVQSGMDPAGVCLACANTCHDGHDICELYTKRNFRCDCGNEKFPGFTCKLHADKEGQNVKNSYNHNYFGRFCSCDRPYPDEDDQVNEEMIQCIVCEDWFHEKHLQAPAVDCEALMEMICARCMTRAPFLWTYADHFAVSPVNKEGLCKEQTDAGVMSDEKGKCFHTSVHDVSSVSLCSQPEETSGAAGRMSSPDPVTHLQLSKATQCVLNELKAKDAARARAGSVFWPYFWRAKLCTCTDCKRMYVKTGVPFLLDESDTLLAHEEKAKAETLTSEDLLLSCISSLNHVQQLEIIHQYNELKHELREFLQQSADQRQDITPEAFREFLEELQTRKRRRLN, from the exons ATGGATCAGTGTGCAGTAGATGAGCTGTACGAGGCGTTTGCTGTACTGGCCGGAAGTGACCCCGATCACTGCTCTTATCCGAAg ggctaCATGAAGAGGCAGGCAGTGTTTGCGTGTAACACGTGTGTTCAGTCTGGTATGGACCCCGCTGGTGTGTGTCTGGCCTGTGCAAACACGTGTCACGATGGACACGACATCTGTGAACTCTACACCAAAAG GAATTTTCGTTGTGACTGTGGTAATGAGAAATTTCCTGGCTTCACATGCAAACTTCATGCT GACAAAGAAGGACAGAATGTGAAGAACTCGTACAACCACAACTACTTCGGACGCTTCTGCTCGTGTGACCGACCGTATCCTGATGAAGACGATCAG GTTAATGAAGAAATGATCCAGTGTATCGTGTGTGAAGACTGGTTCCACGAGAAA CATCTGCAGGCTCCAGCGGTGGACTGTGAGGCGCTGATGGAGATGATCTGTGCTCGCTGCATGACTCGAGCGCCGTTCCTCTGGACGTATGCCGATCATTTTGCAG TTTCTCCCGTAAATAAAGAAGGCCTTTGTAAAGAGCAGACAGATGCTGGTGTGATGTCAGATGAAAAGGGAAAGTGTTTCCACACAAGTGTCCACGATGTGTCCTCAGTGAGTCTGTGCTCTCAGCCGGAGGAG ACGTCTGGAGCCGCAGGCCGCATGTCCAGCCCTGATCCAGTGACCCATCTACAGCTCTCCAAAGCCACCCAATGTGTTTTAAATGAGCTCAAGGCCAAAGACGCAGCGAGAGCGAGAGCCGGCTCGGTGTTCTGGCCTTATTTCTGGAGAGCCAAACTCTGCACATGTACCGACTGCAAG AGGATGTATGTAAAGACGGGCGTTCCTTTCCTGCTGGACGAGTCGGACACACTGCTGGCTCATGAGGAGAAAGCCAAAGCTGAAACACTGACGAGTGAAGACCTGCTGCTGTCCTGCATCTCCTCCCTGAACCACGTGCAGCAGCTCGAGATCATTCAcc AGTACAATGAGTTGAAACATGAGCTGCGTGAGTTTCTTCAACAGTCTGCAGACCAGAGACAG GACATCACTCCTGAAGCTTTCCGTGAGTTTTTGGAGGAACTGCAAACAAGAAAGAGGAGACGGTTGAACTGA
- the LOC127933241 gene encoding putative E3 ubiquitin-protein ligase UBR7 isoform X1, producing MDQCAVDELYEAFAVLAGSDPDHCSYPKGYMKRQAVFACNTCVQSGMDPAGVCLACANTCHDGHDICELYTKRNFRCDCGNEKFPGFTCKLHADKEGQNVKNSYNHNYFGRFCSCDRPYPDEDDQVNEEMIQCIVCEDWFHEKHLQAPAVDCEALMEMICARCMTRAPFLWTYADHFAVSPVNKEGLCKEQTDAGVMSDEKGKCFHTSVHDVSSVSLCSQPEEVTSGAAGRMSSPDPVTHLQLSKATQCVLNELKAKDAARARAGSVFWPYFWRAKLCTCTDCKRMYVKTGVPFLLDESDTLLAHEEKAKAETLTSEDLLLSCISSLNHVQQLEIIHQYNELKHELREFLQQSADQRQDITPEAFREFLEELQTRKRRRLN from the exons ATGGATCAGTGTGCAGTAGATGAGCTGTACGAGGCGTTTGCTGTACTGGCCGGAAGTGACCCCGATCACTGCTCTTATCCGAAg ggctaCATGAAGAGGCAGGCAGTGTTTGCGTGTAACACGTGTGTTCAGTCTGGTATGGACCCCGCTGGTGTGTGTCTGGCCTGTGCAAACACGTGTCACGATGGACACGACATCTGTGAACTCTACACCAAAAG GAATTTTCGTTGTGACTGTGGTAATGAGAAATTTCCTGGCTTCACATGCAAACTTCATGCT GACAAAGAAGGACAGAATGTGAAGAACTCGTACAACCACAACTACTTCGGACGCTTCTGCTCGTGTGACCGACCGTATCCTGATGAAGACGATCAG GTTAATGAAGAAATGATCCAGTGTATCGTGTGTGAAGACTGGTTCCACGAGAAA CATCTGCAGGCTCCAGCGGTGGACTGTGAGGCGCTGATGGAGATGATCTGTGCTCGCTGCATGACTCGAGCGCCGTTCCTCTGGACGTATGCCGATCATTTTGCAG TTTCTCCCGTAAATAAAGAAGGCCTTTGTAAAGAGCAGACAGATGCTGGTGTGATGTCAGATGAAAAGGGAAAGTGTTTCCACACAAGTGTCCACGATGTGTCCTCAGTGAGTCTGTGCTCTCAGCCGGAGGAGGTG ACGTCTGGAGCCGCAGGCCGCATGTCCAGCCCTGATCCAGTGACCCATCTACAGCTCTCCAAAGCCACCCAATGTGTTTTAAATGAGCTCAAGGCCAAAGACGCAGCGAGAGCGAGAGCCGGCTCGGTGTTCTGGCCTTATTTCTGGAGAGCCAAACTCTGCACATGTACCGACTGCAAG AGGATGTATGTAAAGACGGGCGTTCCTTTCCTGCTGGACGAGTCGGACACACTGCTGGCTCATGAGGAGAAAGCCAAAGCTGAAACACTGACGAGTGAAGACCTGCTGCTGTCCTGCATCTCCTCCCTGAACCACGTGCAGCAGCTCGAGATCATTCAcc AGTACAATGAGTTGAAACATGAGCTGCGTGAGTTTCTTCAACAGTCTGCAGACCAGAGACAG GACATCACTCCTGAAGCTTTCCGTGAGTTTTTGGAGGAACTGCAAACAAGAAAGAGGAGACGGTTGAACTGA